One Leptolyngbya ohadii IS1 genomic window carries:
- a CDS encoding DUF1634 domain-containing protein, with amino-acid sequence MPQESDAQSLSIAPQGELLRIALDHPSDLVMDLSIRCQDYPEEQAETSPDARLGTLLSRLLRYGVWIATATVLLGGILYLMRHGMEPVNYHLFRGEPDEFRSPQGVIDAVLAGRRRGIVQLGLLFLIATPILRVLVSFLFFLRQRDFIYVLITGLVMSGLLYSLLGAYF; translated from the coding sequence ATGCCGCAGGAATCCGATGCTCAAAGCCTGTCGATCGCCCCGCAGGGGGAACTGCTTCGCATTGCTCTGGATCATCCTTCCGATCTGGTCATGGATTTATCGATTCGCTGTCAGGACTACCCGGAGGAACAAGCCGAAACTTCCCCCGATGCCCGCTTAGGCACTCTCCTCAGCCGCTTATTGCGCTACGGGGTTTGGATCGCAACCGCCACTGTTCTTTTAGGCGGCATTCTCTACCTGATGCGTCACGGCATGGAGCCTGTAAACTATCATCTCTTTCGCGGCGAACCCGATGAGTTTCGATCGCCTCAAGGAGTAATTGATGCGGTATTGGCAGGTCGGCGGCGCGGGATTGTTCAACTCGGACTTCTGTTCCTGATTGCAACTCCCATCCTGCGGGTTCTGGTATCCTTTTTGTTCTTTCTTCGACAGCGAGATTTTATCTACGTCCTCATTACCGGACTTGTGATGAGTGGCTTGCTCTACAGCCTCCTGGGAGCTTATTTCTAA
- a CDS encoding cytochrome P450 produces the protein MTSQITPPGQQGLPLLGETLAFFSDPDFARKRHQQYGPIFKTQLLGSPTVFLKGPEATYFVLIHENKYFVVSWPPSVKKLLGPLSLALQSGEVHVQRRKLMAQAFQPRALANYLPAMEAISNEYLQRWTALETLTWYPELRNYTFDVACKLLIGLDQASQTELGHWFEIWTQGLFSIPVNLPWTQFGKAYRGRQQLLDGLEALIRERQQQADPGNDALGVLLQAQDEEGNQLSLEELKDQVLLLLFAGHETLTSALASFCLLLAQHPDVKARARAEQAKFAGMPLTLETLKEMTYLEQILKEVLRCVAPVGGGFREVIETCELGGFTIPKGWKVLYEINLTHQDSEIFANPEQFDPDRFSAERSEDKVKPFSHVPFGGGLRECLGKEFARLEMKLFAAKLLQGYDWTLLPQDLTMVVVPTPKPKDGLKVRFESLTV, from the coding sequence ATGACTTCTCAGATCACCCCTCCTGGGCAACAGGGCTTACCGCTCCTGGGCGAAACACTTGCTTTTTTCAGCGATCCCGACTTCGCCAGGAAACGTCATCAGCAGTACGGACCCATCTTCAAAACCCAGCTTCTGGGAAGCCCAACGGTCTTTCTTAAAGGTCCAGAGGCAACCTATTTCGTCCTCATCCACGAGAATAAATATTTTGTCGTGAGTTGGCCCCCCAGCGTCAAAAAGCTTCTGGGTCCCCTTTCGTTGGCATTGCAGTCTGGAGAAGTTCACGTTCAGCGGCGCAAGCTGATGGCGCAGGCATTTCAGCCACGGGCGCTGGCAAATTATCTCCCCGCAATGGAAGCCATTAGCAACGAGTACCTCCAACGCTGGACTGCTCTAGAAACCTTAACCTGGTATCCTGAACTCCGAAATTACACTTTTGATGTTGCCTGCAAGCTGCTGATTGGATTAGATCAGGCGAGTCAAACGGAATTGGGGCACTGGTTTGAAATCTGGACGCAGGGCTTGTTCAGCATCCCGGTCAATCTTCCCTGGACGCAATTTGGTAAAGCGTATCGCGGTCGGCAGCAGCTTCTAGACGGACTGGAAGCCCTGATCCGGGAACGGCAGCAGCAGGCTGACCCAGGAAACGATGCGCTGGGGGTACTGTTGCAGGCACAAGACGAGGAGGGCAATCAGCTCAGCCTGGAAGAACTTAAGGATCAGGTGCTGCTGTTACTCTTTGCAGGACACGAAACCCTGACTTCGGCGCTGGCTTCCTTCTGTTTACTCCTGGCTCAGCACCCGGATGTCAAAGCCAGAGCAAGAGCAGAGCAGGCTAAATTTGCGGGGATGCCGCTGACGCTGGAAACGCTGAAGGAAATGACTTACCTGGAACAGATTTTGAAGGAAGTGCTGCGCTGCGTTGCGCCAGTTGGCGGCGGTTTTCGGGAAGTAATCGAAACCTGTGAGCTGGGTGGATTCACGATTCCGAAGGGATGGAAAGTGCTTTATGAGATTAATTTGACCCATCAGGACAGTGAAATTTTTGCGAATCCAGAGCAATTCGACCCCGATCGCTTCAGTGCAGAGCGGTCAGAGGACAAAGTGAAACCGTTTAGCCATGTCCCTTTTGGCGGTGGACTGCGGGAATGCCTGGGGAAGGAATTTGCCCGTTTAGAGATGAAGCTATTTGCCGCCAAACTGCTGCAAGGCTATGACTGGACTCTCCTGCCCCAGGATTTAACGATGGTCGTTGTGCCGACTCCCAAGCCCAAGGATGGGTTGAAGGTTCGTTTTGAGTCGCTCACTGTCTAA
- a CDS encoding C39 family peptidase: MTIAPSAIAGAGTTPIDVAVPYFSQRDNQFNPSGACNVTSVAMCLYHLGIRGDNSHKQLEDQMYQRCLQNGWSRHTPDGLKKLIQSYPGCKDDLMLNASLADIRSALDAGIPCIVHGYFTGFGHVIVLRGYDKANFYVNDPWGEWYPWGYDQTVSGEKLRYSNRAIAACCHCYSLGEAKERYARMSDQNMESERSIWLHRVSRR; this comes from the coding sequence ATGACGATCGCACCTTCTGCCATCGCGGGAGCAGGAACAACCCCGATCGATGTTGCAGTTCCCTATTTTTCCCAGCGTGACAATCAGTTTAATCCTTCGGGAGCCTGCAACGTGACCAGCGTAGCGATGTGCCTTTATCATCTCGGAATTCGGGGTGACAATTCCCACAAGCAGTTAGAAGACCAGATGTATCAGCGGTGTCTTCAGAATGGATGGAGCCGCCATACCCCAGACGGTTTGAAGAAGCTGATTCAGTCCTATCCGGGCTGCAAGGATGACCTAATGCTGAATGCTAGCCTTGCAGATATTCGGAGCGCTCTGGATGCAGGTATTCCCTGTATTGTGCATGGGTACTTCACAGGATTTGGGCATGTGATTGTCCTGCGAGGATATGACAAAGCAAATTTTTACGTGAACGACCCCTGGGGCGAGTGGTATCCCTGGGGTTATGACCAGACGGTATCGGGTGAAAAGCTGAGATACAGTAACCGGGCGATCGCTGCTTGCTGTCACTGCTATTCGTTAGGGGAAGCAAAGGAACGCTATGCCCGAATGTCGGATCAAAACATGGAGTCGGAGCGGTCTATCTGGCTCCACCGTGTTTCTCGTCGCTAG